From a single Okeanomitos corallinicola TIOX110 genomic region:
- a CDS encoding DUF6174 domain-containing protein — protein MRRLFLTVGTGLIIALGMQSQLIAKPPTPASQVKSNQSNLKILKKNTVLWKKANIANYRYQLTRSCFCIPSARQPVLIEVRNGKTVSVTSVETGQPVDRELFNQYDRVPKLFSLIRDGIARKADSLNVNYEPKAGYPTQISIDYSQQQADEELYLNVDKFEVLD, from the coding sequence ATGCGTCGTTTATTTTTGACCGTTGGAACAGGACTAATAATTGCTTTAGGGATGCAATCACAACTAATTGCAAAACCTCCTACTCCAGCTTCACAAGTAAAATCTAATCAATCAAATCTCAAAATTTTGAAAAAGAATACTGTTTTATGGAAGAAAGCAAACATAGCAAACTATCGTTATCAACTAACTAGAAGTTGCTTTTGTATACCATCAGCTAGACAACCAGTATTGATTGAAGTCCGCAATGGGAAAACAGTTTCTGTCACCTCTGTAGAAACCGGTCAACCTGTGGATAGAGAGTTATTCAATCAATATGATAGAGTACCTAAACTTTTTAGTCTAATTCGTGATGGTATTGCGCGTAAAGCAGACAGCCTGAATGTCAATTATGAACCCAAGGCGGGTTATCCAACGCAAATTAGTATTGACTATAGTCAACAGCAAGCAGATGAGGAATTATATCTGAATGTAGATAAGTTTGAAGTGCTGGATTAG